A part of Sugiyamaella lignohabitans strain CBS 10342 chromosome D, complete sequence genomic DNA contains:
- the SRV2 gene encoding Srv2p (CAP (cyclase-associated protein); N-terminus binds adenylate cyclase and facilitates activation by RAS; N-terminus forms novel hexameric star-shaped shuriken structures that directly catalyze cofilin-mediated severing of actin filaments; C-terminus, in physically and genetically separate activity, binds and recycles cofilin bound, ADP-actin monomers, facilitating regulation of actin dynamics and cell morphogenesis; GO_component: GO:0030479 - actin cortical patch [Evidence IEA]; GO_component: GO:0030479 - actin cortical patch [Evidence IDA] [PMID 8552082]; GO_component: GO:0005737 - cytoplasm [Evidence IEA]; GO_component: GO:0005856 - cytoskeleton [Evidence IEA]; GO_component: GO:0043332 - mating projection tip [Evidence IDA] [PMID 19053807]; GO_function: GO:0003779 - actin binding [Evidence IEA,IEA]; GO_function: GO:0003779 - actin binding [Evidence IDA] [PMID 19201756]; GO_function: GO:0008179 - adenylate cyclase binding [Evidence IDA] [PMID 2184942]; GO_process: GO:0007265 - Ras protein signal transduction [Evidence IMP] [PMID 9774417]; GO_process: GO:0030036 - actin cytoskeleton organization [Evidence IEA]; GO_process: GO:0007015 - actin filament organization [Evidence IDA,IMP] [PMID 19201756]; GO_process: GO:0051014 - actin filament severing [Evidence IDA] [PMID 23135996]; GO_process: GO:0000902 - cell morphogenesis [Evidence IEA]; GO_process: GO:0007010 - cytoskeleton organization [Evidence IEA]), whose amino-acid sequence MSVNENTPSGPGYNIVTLMKRLEAATSRLEDLTVYHSEALSRSALGTAAGVTAEKRAEAAAGSDAGSAVGEKGVGSGADSIATSPTDTSGSGGVGSTPAAKSVDSPSSSPIIEEFETIIKTGLTQLLALSKSLDPLIEEQVIPLLRAFEAERDFLIVSLKASKPDVSSKTFSELFAPIQQHAETIINIRETNRGSKFINHLATVAEGIPALGWVTVDSPVDYISDFKDSAQFYSNRILKEYKDVEKKHVDWARTFSSVIVDLQSFVRKHYPKGLQWNENGKPLDVVIKEKNEEGASTSVIATPAVTPPDSTSGAAKTGGAPPPPPPPPASLFTDDAKSGPETDSSSSSGGGMNAVFAALNQGEGITSSLKKVDKSEMTHKNPALRAGANEASKVKKSPPPPKKPASLAAGAPSAASNVQSKKKPAHKELIDTKWIVEYFENEHKIVIEGEMNQGVFIDRCSNCTIQIKGKVSAITINECSKVGVLFENLVSGVDVIKSTGFGLQVTGSMPTLTIDQSHEGQIYLSEESLNVDIYTSQTSAINIEVPRNAEEGDYSETPLPEQVVHRIGPNGQLTSTVVAIDG is encoded by the exons ATGAGTGTCAACGAGAACACGCCCTCGGGCCCGGGTTACAACATTGTCACGCTCATGAAGCG GTTGGAAGCGGCGACTTCGCGGTTGGAAGATCTGACTGTTTATCATTCGGAGGCGCTGAGTAGGTCGGCTTTGGGTACAGCTGCTGGAGTCACGGCAGAGAAGAGAGCTGAGGCAGCGGCTGGTTCTGATGCCGGAAGTGCTGTGGGTGAGAAGGGAGTGGGTTCGGGTGCTGATTCTATTGCTACTTCTCCTACTGATACAAGTGGTTCTGGAGGCGTGGGATCGACACCAGCTGCTAAATCTGTTGATTCGCCCTCTTCGTCTCCTATTATTGAAGAGTTCGAGACGATTATCAAGACCGGACTCACTCAATTGCTGGCTTTGAGTAAGAGTTTGGACCCGTTGATTGAGGAACAGGTGATTCCTCTTTTGAGAGCTTTTGAGGCCGAGAGAGATTTCTTGATTGTGTCACTTAAAGCATCGAAACCAGATGTGTCGTCAAAGACGTTTTCTGAACTGTTTGCTCCTATTCAACAGCATGCAGAAACCATTATTAACATCCGTGAGACCAATCGAGGCTCGAAATTCATTAACCACTTGGCAACTGTTGCAGAAGGCATTCCTGCTCTTGGTTGGGTCACTGTTGACTCGCCTGTTGATTATATCAGTGATTTCAAAGACAGTGCCCAATTCTATAGCAACCGGATTCTCAAGGAGTATAAGGATGTGGAGAAGAAACATGTCGATTGGGCTCGTACCTTCTCCAGTGTCATTGTCGATTTACAGTCGTTTGTTCGTAAACATTATCCCAAGGGTCTTCAATGGAATGAAAACGGTAAACCTTTAGATGTTGTTATTAAAGAGAAGAACGAAGAGGGTGCTAGTACCTCTGTTATCGCTACTCCAGCTGTCACTCCTCCTGACTCtacatctggtgctgctaaGACTGGTGGTGcaccaccccctcctccaccacctccagctTCTTTGTTCACTGACGACGCCAAATCTGGTCCAGAGACTGATTCGTCGAGCAGTTCTGGCGGTGGTATGAACGCGGTATTTGCTGCTCTTAACCAAGGAGAAGGTATTACCTCGTCATTGAAGAAGGTCGATAAGAGCGAGATGACTCATAAGAACCCAGCACTTCGTGCCGGTGCAAATGAAGCTTCAAAGGTCAAGAAatcacctcctccacccaAGAAACCCGCCAGTCTCGCTGCTGGAGCAccatctgctgctagtaACGTTCAATCCAAGAAGAAGCCTGCTCATAAAGAGCTCATTGACACTAAATGGATTGTTGAATACTTTGAAAATGAGCACAAGATTGTTATTGAGGGTGAAATGAACCAAGGAGTGTTCATCGACCGCTGTTCCAACTGTACCATTCAAATCAAGGGCAAAGTCAGTGCCATCACCATCAACGAATGTTCTAAAGTGGGTGTTCTATTTGAGAACCTTGTTTCTGGTGTCGACGTGATCAAATCTACTGGATTCGGGCTTCAAGTCACCGGCAGCATGCCCACTCTGACCATCGACCAGAGTCACGAAGGACAAATCTACCTCAGCGAGGAGTCTCTCAATGTCGACATCTACACCTCGCAGACCTCGGCCATCAACATCGAAGTGCCCAGAAACGCTGAAGAGGGCGACTACTCCGAAACGCCTCTCCCCGAGCAAGTGGTCCACCGCATCGGTCCTAACGGCCAGCTCACCAGCACCGTTGTCGCTATAGATGGTTAA